In Thermodesulfobacteriota bacterium, the following are encoded in one genomic region:
- a CDS encoding TrpB-like pyridoxal phosphate-dependent enzyme codes for MQTKKIFLPESELPRQWYNVAADMPTPMEPPLHPGTGQPVGPEDLAPIFPMPLIEQEVSQERFIDIPEEVLEKYLIWRPSPLYRAYGLEKFLDTPAKIYFKNEGVSPAGSHKPNTAIAQAYYNKISGTKRILTETGAGQWGSALSYCCALFGLECKVYMVKVSYQQKPYRRMMMETWGGTCVASPSTETEAGRKILAQNPDSPGSLGIAISEAVEMAVQDDKAKYSLGSVLNHVMLHQTVNGLECQKQMKIAGDYPDIIIGCAGGGSNFAGLCFPYVRDKVNGKDIDIIGVEPTACPTMTRGPFAYDFGDNNQMTPLLPMHTLGHTFVPEGIHAGGLRYHGMAPLISQLILDNIIRPVAIPQLETFEAGITFARTEGFISAPETTHAIAEVIRQAIQAKEEGKEKVILFNWSGHGLVDMAAYDAYLSGKLADHELAQEEIQRALDDIEPLPKPKQYTG; via the coding sequence AAAAAATCTTTTTGCCTGAATCTGAGTTGCCTCGCCAATGGTACAATGTCGCTGCTGATATGCCCACGCCGATGGAACCGCCACTCCATCCAGGGACCGGCCAGCCCGTCGGCCCGGAGGATCTTGCTCCCATCTTTCCCATGCCGCTCATTGAACAGGAAGTGAGCCAGGAAAGGTTTATTGATATTCCGGAAGAAGTACTGGAAAAATACCTCATCTGGAGGCCGTCACCCCTGTACCGGGCCTATGGCCTGGAAAAATTTCTCGATACACCGGCCAAAATTTATTTTAAGAATGAAGGGGTCAGCCCTGCCGGAAGCCATAAACCCAACACGGCCATTGCCCAGGCCTATTACAATAAGATATCGGGAACCAAACGAATTCTTACCGAAACCGGTGCGGGACAGTGGGGAAGCGCCCTCTCTTACTGTTGTGCTCTTTTTGGCTTGGAATGCAAGGTCTACATGGTTAAGGTGAGCTACCAGCAAAAGCCTTACCGTCGCATGATGATGGAAACCTGGGGGGGAACCTGTGTGGCCAGTCCCAGCACCGAGACTGAGGCCGGTCGTAAAATCCTGGCACAAAACCCCGATTCACCGGGAAGTCTTGGTATTGCGATCAGCGAAGCCGTTGAAATGGCGGTCCAGGATGATAAAGCCAAATATTCGCTGGGCAGCGTGTTGAACCACGTGATGCTGCACCAGACCGTAAACGGCCTGGAGTGTCAGAAACAGATGAAAATTGCCGGTGATTATCCCGACATCATTATCGGATGCGCCGGTGGTGGCAGCAATTTCGCCGGACTGTGTTTTCCCTATGTCAGAGACAAGGTCAACGGAAAGGATATCGACATTATCGGGGTTGAGCCGACTGCCTGCCCCACCATGACCCGCGGGCCATTTGCCTACGACTTCGGCGACAACAACCAGATGACCCCGCTCCTTCCCATGCACACTCTGGGGCACACCTTTGTCCCCGAAGGGATTCATGCCGGTGGGCTCAGATACCATGGTATGGCGCCTCTCATCAGCCAGCTGATCCTGGACAACATTATCCGCCCCGTGGCCATTCCACAGCTTGAAACCTTTGAGGCCGGCATCACATTCGCCAGGACGGAAGGATTCATCAGTGCGCCGGAAACCACTCACGCCATTGCTGAGGTAATCCGACAAGCCATTCAGGCAAAAGAGGAAGGCAAAGAAAAGGTGATCCTCTTCAACTGGAGTGGCCACGGTTTGGTGGACATGGCCGCCTACGATGCTTACTTGAGCGGGAAACTTGCCGATCATGAGCTGGCCCAGGAAGAAATTCAACGGGCTCTTGATGACATCGAACCGCTTCCCAAACCCAAACAGTATACAGGCTGA